From the Cololabis saira isolate AMF1-May2022 chromosome 13, fColSai1.1, whole genome shotgun sequence genome, the window ttttttgcgttcCCTGCTCATGTTGTTTGCTTTCTTATTGTCTGTTGTTATAGcttcttgtttattttgtgaatattattgttgttgttgatttatttgtcaattcttttatttccttGGGGAGGTGCTTTTTATACAGGGTTTTTTAACCTCTCCCACACATATTATTTTTGtctgttagttgttgtttttgtttttctctttattgtgcaaataaaaaaagaaagaaagaaaagaaagaaagaaaaaatgaaatgtgtcattaattaattaaatgctgaaataataaatatatttttttacttaaaatgaatattattttaattaatgaatgacatatttaattctaattttaattaattaatgacacagttaatgaattaatgatatatttaattcccattttaattaattaatgataagataagataagataagataagataagataagataagataagatattcctttattaggcccacagcggggaaattcgcagtgtacagcagcaaaggggatagtgcaaaacaagaggcatcaatagaaatagaaataataataatactataataataacagagtatgacacactataaacagtactgatataataataataataataataataataataataataataataataataataataataataataataataataataataataataataaaaaaaaaatactggtatacaaataagataacagacggatatttacataattgcacgttgtaGTGAATgctattgcacattattttccagtatgtattttccagtatgtacagtatatacatttattatcaggttgttatgtatgtatgtggtctactgtgagcagtgctggttgtgtagtctcacagctgcagggaggaaggaaggaagtatttatttatttaattttggcacaaaaaatcctccatacataAGTCCAGTCATTACTAAATGAATAATAGCTATAAATGGTTGTAATTTTCCtgtttgtgttattattatttttttgagaCATGCGTGGGCGTGGCTGATGACGTGCTGACGTCACGCGTGACGCGTCCTGCAGATGAAGCAGCGCGTCAGGATCAGTCGCTCTGCAGAAGGAACCGTCAGTGGCTCCGACCCGCTCCGCGATCCTGCCTCACTTTAAAACCCCACGAATAGCAGCGGATCCCCCCGAACCAACTGAGAGATGGACAACAGTAAGCAGAATGTGGTCGTAACAGGTTTGTCCATCCTATTCACTGCTAATGTCTGGTTTGGTGGCAGTTTGGAGAGCGAGTGAAGTGGAGGAAAAGTTGCAGAGATGACAGCTGCTCCGCGTTAAGCCTCAATTATGGTtgtgcgttaaatcgacgcagtgcctacggcgtagggtacgcggcgacgcgcaccgtacggagCGCGTCGTCgcgtacctacgccgtaagctctgcgttggtgtaacgcgggaccataaatcagcctttaatggCGTCAGGCTGGTCTATACGGCAGTTGTGTCTTGGAAAACCACACTTTATCTCTTATGAAAacacaattacattttatttattacatagAAAAAGTATTTCATCCCGGTGATGAAAATCATTGGTGGCTTTTGTTTCGCTTTGCATTCTAACTAACATTTTAAACTTACATTTTGAATTGATCAAGCTCTGATAAATTGATGATACACTTCTTTTTGAAATATGTTAAGTCAAAGAAACGCATATATGAGCAATACAGACATTTTAAAGTTAACGTTAAGTTGCTTTGGTAATAAGAAGACCATATGTTGAGGATACCACAtggcaaaagaaaaacaaaacaacctaaCTTAAGTTATAATAATAGGTTGAACCACAATAacttaaaaagagaaaaggaaaaatgcaTTGCAATTGAATGTAGTTGATATTACGAGTCAGTCTATTATAAACAGCTCTatctttgactttttcttttggTTACTGGTGACTTTTTTGTTGAGACATACTTTTACAAACGGTtgggttttattgtttatagGCATGGCATCACTACCACTTATAAACAACAGTATTTTCAGCTGTGATTTCTCTATTAAAAGTCTGTAATCATATTTCCTGTTTAAGTACATTGCTTAAATCCTGCACCTAAAACTGCTTCAGCACAGTTTAAATATATTTCTGTGTTATTATACACAGCATGTTCTATTTCTTTGTATGTCaaccaaataaaaatacaataatcaTCATTTtagtaatattattattactttatatttaggatttgttttacaaaaagtcaaattttccaAAAGCTCCATTGTACTAACACAAAATACAGTGATGTTGTGATCTCAGACACAAAGGAGTGTTGAAACTCGCAGCCCCATCTGATAGTAGATGTGTAGATTCCCTGGGAACAGCACCTTCACAATAGCAGGCCGACTGGCAGCTGCTGGCCCCTCGCTCTGCTCCTTTTCAGCAGTCTGTCAGACAGACTGATCCTTTCTCCACCCAACCCCCAGGGACCTGCTGACCCCAAGACGGGTGGCGAGGGGGGTCAGTCACAGATCCTTATGTAAACAAGCCTGTGTGAATATCCATTAGCTcataagattatttttttctgtatgttgtaTGAAGTACTGCCTTGGGAGTTGTAATTATGAGCCACATTCTGGTGTAGCTCATTTTCATAATTTATTTACTTAAGGCATACAATGGAATGACATCTAAATTGAAATATTTTAacaggtaaaaacaacaaaggtcACATCAGCTTTTTGTTACAtgaccttttgaaaataatacattcacaTATCTCTTTCTACACAGCAAATTAAAGTGTATCTgagttcttgttttattcttagttcatttttttgtttttcttaaaaacaaaaacaataatcaGATTACCAGCCTCACCAGAATCTTTCAGATTCAATACCCCAAAATCTTTTGGTTTACCAGTTTAAAAAAATCCTGAAATCTTTTGCAGGTTTTGGACCATTTGGAGAGCACACTGTCAATGCCAGCTGGGTTGCAGTTCAGGTATTTTCCCTCCATCAGTCTGTCTTAATTAACACATTTATCAGTTGCACTTTTAAAGGTCAAATAAAACAGTAATAATGtatggtttatttatttgttttgttgtaaaCATAAATAGCATGAATAAGTTCActttttattaaattaatttgAATCCTTGTCACTCTCTTcaagatatttatatatattttttacaaataaataatgataataaaaattgTAACAAATCTGGAATCGTTTTAGGTTAATATCATGATGTTGGCAGCATTTGAACCTGTCTGTGCAGCATGTACTTATGTGATGCTCCAGTAGCTGCCAGAGCAGCGTTTGTCAGAGGCTTTCTGTGGGGGATGATGGTGGTTGTCAGGGTGTCTAGACGGACTTGATAAGGATATTAGAGGCAAACAAAAGGCCACATTGTGGCAGGGTCACAGACATGGTCAAACTGGTCTCTTCAATACTGTGGGAGGGGTCTCGGCCCATGTGTCCTATAGGGAGACTGGGGGAGGTGTAAGTTCACTAGCTGTGAATCTGACAGATTTGTCTTCCTTATGATGTATGATTGCATGTTTTATTACTTTCCATTCTTGTGCTCCTTTTATTTATGATAATTAATACTTCCAAGTGAATTGTCAAATAGTAAGATGCTTGAATGTGTAGGCAGCCAAGAGGCCTCTTCTGAAGAGCAAGCAGGGATTGAAATGCATCATCCTATTGGTTAAGACAAACTCTATAAAgtagggatgggtggtatggactaaaaaatgtatcacgatcatttctggcatttatcccgataacgataaaaatgacgataaaaaaaataccaattcaactccacgtttgtaactataaatctatctcactctcatgtttgttacacaaaaacgtcaacgggaatttttccttctttccttctttctttctttctttctggctcatttcattcttttttttcaggctaatttctttctttctggctcctttctttctggctcatttctttctttctttctggctcatttctttctttctttctggctcatttcattctttttttcaggctaatttctttgtttctttctttcaggctcatttccttccttccttccttccttccttccttccttccttccttccttccttccttccttccttccttccttccttccttccttccttccttctgcgtcgatttaacgcagaaccgtaaatccggctttacataaaaatgtcatcaatgggaatttatagtttttaccgcaagatgagaaattcttatcgtggggaatttttttgacggtttatcgtgaacggtaaaatatcgcccatccctactataAAGACATATTCTGTAATTAACAGTGGCCTTATAGCATGACTAAAGTAGATGGAAtacatgtttatgttttttttagttttttttttttaatactctttttattgGTCTTTCAATTTTATGGGTACAAACATcagaacagaacaaaacaagacacaacaaaacataaaaataaaattaaaagaaaaaaaaaaacccaaaccaaCAGTAAGCGCTGCGCATACGTATGCATAAAATGAATAAGTAAAATAGGTAAATTAAGAGACAGGTAAACGAAGAGCACATACATGGGATAAGTGAAAGAAAGAATAGGCAGTCCTCATCCTTCAGGGGCAGAAGCTGAGTTAAGGCTTCTGTAAGAAGGAGTGCAATGGTTCCCAGATCCTCCAAAACTTGTCCGATTTGTGATGAAGGTCATGGGTCAACTTCTCAAGAGGAATAAGAGCAGAAATCTGTGACATCCACATGTCGACTGTAGGGACCTGGGGAGTGGACCACCGCAGCAAGATAAATTTTTTTAGCCAGGAACAAAAGAATTATCAACAGAGATTTGGTGTCCGTGTCCAAAAAATTGTCTGGAGCATCATGGTtgagtaaaaagaaagaaggagtcaGCAAGAGCTGTTTACCAGTGACCTCCTGGATTACAGAGTGAACCCCCTTCCAGAAAATCTGGatgtggtcacatgaccaaaacaaatGGATAAATGTACCTTTGTGTTTATAACAGAGGTTGGAAGTGTCAGGGAACATTTTCTGGAGGCGAACAGGAGTGTAATAAGTCCTGTGGAAAAATTTTAAGTTCTGTTCATGTATAGAGATTGAGGTACATTTAGGAAATGTCCCGCTGCAGATCTTGTCCCAGTCTACAGGATTAAATGTcacctcaattttttttttttttttttaatattatttaatataaATTCATCAAAACTCTTTTAAGAAACTGTTGAGTTtctaaatttaaatttaaaaaataaaaaatatccaATGTGTTTGTTCGCTCTGACAGGAGCTGAAGAAGCTTGGGCTGGGCAGTAATGTGGACCTGCATGTATGTGAGGTTCCTGTAGAGTACCAGACAGTTCAGAGTTTGCTTCCCTCGTTGTGGAAGCAGTATCATCCACAGGTAAGAGGAAAACCTCATGCAACATCTacacttttttccacttttaaaaGCATAATCCAGGTACACATATCAGCACTGATGTCATTATATAGCTCCTGGGTTCAACTCAATGTCAAACCAAACTGATGGTTACTGAGCTTGATACATCTCATCAGTAATCAAGCGCAAATGTGTGTGTAAACCATAATGTATAACATTCAGTTATACTGACCTATGATATACGATTACcaacattttttcatttttattttttgttattcattttattttttaatatacattgtatattttttattcttatttacatttgagGTAATGGGGTTTCCATATCTTCTCACGGCACTTAAGACGTCCTGTCACAGAGGATAGCAAGCAATGAAGCTTTTTCAGGTGTTGTTTTGTTCCAGTCTTAATGCAAACGTGGTTAAAAATGAGCAATAGTACTCAGGTTTTGTTGTTGCATATTCCCTTTTCAGCAGTCTCTATTAGGGATAGAGAACTGCAGGCAGGTCTGTCCAGGACCCATGCCTTCTTCTTCTGCAACCCCTTTTAATGTATGCAGAATGTGCTTTTGGAAAATACATGAATGTTCCTGGAATAGATATTATCTTGGAGGGAACATACGATGTTCTAAAAGCTCAATATGCTCCTTTGCGTTGATGTTACCTCTACAGAAATGTAAATGGGCTTTACCAAGGGTACTGAATCTGATATGACGCCATACTATCACAGACCCTGGAATTTTTTACTTTGGCTAACTACAGTCACGCTGGTCCTTTACATCTTATCCTCCTAAAAATATTGGAAATACCTGTTGATCTGACCACAAAACATATCCAGTGTTTGATGGTCGGTCGCAAAtactataaatattatttagaCCTTTTCGTGTACAGAATGTGTACAATAAAAGCAAAAATTTACGTTTCCAAAGAGTGGGGTTTGATCCAATACTTGAACATATTGAATTCTGACTCTGACATCTTTTACAAAGTGAATTATTTGGCCTTGGTGGCAAATGCACAAGCAGATGAGGCATTttgaaaagagtaaaaaaatgaACTTTCATCAATCATCACCATCATATCTGAGCTTAGCTTGCAGCTTAAGGCACTACCTATTTCAGTCACAGTTTGTTTATCTTTCTACAATCGAAGATGCTTCATCACAAAACAAACTACATTTGAGCTCTCTCTTCTGATGTGTCTTTCAAACTACACGCTGTATGCTGACACATTTGAGTGCTATTGTACATGCATCCTGCGTTTGAGCAGTAATGATGTACACACTTTTGTGGACTGCGGGTGGTTCTTGGCAGAACCAAGCAGCTGAGTGCTCGCTTCAGTCTGCAATTTGGGTTCACTTGCATTATTCGATGTGGAttagaaaagagaaaaatctgTTCTTTCCCTTTTTATTAATATTGAAACGTAAAGAGGATTTTATTAAGACACAGGTTATCAGTACTAAGGCATCTACTCAAATTAAGAAGTTATTGTGACGTTACAGGTGCCCTAACTTTGACAGTCATGggaccttttttatttattttatttcattttttaatcttttttgacATCATAAACTCCACTGGTGTAAATGAAAGTCCTCTCAGAGGGATGATGGGTATTTTAGTGACTCCAAttgtttcttccttttcctGTCAGTTGGTAGTTCATGTGGGAGTCTCGGGCATGGCTACCACCGTCACACTGGAGAAGTGTGGCAGAAACCATGGATACAAGGGTCTGGACAACAGCAGCTTCTGTCCCGATTCACAGTGTTGCATTGTAGGAGGCCCGGACTGTATCAACTCAGTTATTGACATGGAATCTGTCTGCAAGAGAGTGACTGCATCGGGGCTGGGAGTAGCTGTCTCCGTCTCTAAAGATGCCGGGAGgtgatcttatttatttatttatttaatcttgTAGTAGCTTGCTTGTGTCATTTGAATCTAATGAAAAATTAACTCTTATTTCTCTTCATTCATACTCTCCTCCCCAACAGGTATCTCTGTGATTTCACCTACTACACATCTCTGTATCTGAGCCATGGTCACTCTGCTTTCATTCACGTGCCTCCTCTCGGAAAACCTTACGGCAGGGAAGACCTGGGCCGTGCACTGCAGGCCATCATCCGGGAGATGCTGGAGCTTCTGGACCAGGCCGAGGAGAAGATCCACTGCCAGCAACACATCCACTAATTGACCTCCAGATCCCGACCAGCCGCTCCAGCCCTCGTCACACAAGAGAAATTGCACTTGACCACAAGCAGCCAACCTCATTCTCTTTTTAAATTGTTGCCTATAGTCCTTTTATATTTTCTAAATACatgtttcttgttttgctagacTTGATCTCAGATATGTTTTGTCTCCCATTGTTAGAAACAGAAAATAGGAGTCTCAAGACAAAACGCACTGTAATCAGAGCCTTTGTCATACTTCTAACAACACGCACCATTCTAATCTTTGCGTTGGGGGGTGTTAATTAGATGTGTTTATACACAGTCACAGATGGAGGgtctgttatgttatgtttaatATGATGTGTAAGTCCCAAATGTGACTTCTATCAATGCACcttatagggttagggttactgaaATGATTATAGAAGACACATCTGGGTGAAAAGTAGAAATCCAAATgttttcactttattttcttttttttctttctttaaatctTCATTTTAAGGTTTTGCTACTTCACATTATACTACAGTTAACTTGTGTTTGTACCTAAATGTCTATGAATTGTTAATATGCATTATGGTTTAAGTAGAGATGTTTAGAATTTCTAGTTGCATTTTGCTACTTATgctttttttcccaatttttcTGAGTTTAccagtcttgttttgtttttaacatttaattgTTTCTGGAGTAATTTTTCTTTATAAGAAGTTGAAAATTTGCCTTCCTTTACAAAGGATATTTAAATCAGGGAACGGGTTGGTTCCAGCTCATACTTCCCCAGTTAGTTGGCCTAGTTctgacaggaaaaaaaagacaacatatATCTCCATTACACTGAGATCTGGCACCAGGCTGTGCAATGTTGTTTTTCAGATCTTATTTACCATATCTCTGAGTAATTCATGTCCGTTCTATGATCTCACCTAATGCGTCTAAGAAACTGTGTACTTGAaactttttgttgtgttttctggCTGTGTGAAACAGATAATTTTCTTtaaggaaacatcaaaatacaCTGTAAACAAATATTTTGTACAATCTAACGgcatatcttttttctttttttttattactacaAAATAAGTGTTTGGTTTGAAAGGAAGAGTCTACCAAACTACACGGAGATGCTGAATTATTGGATGGTGAAATTCTGTGAAACTTCCATTTACAGTCAGCACTGTATGAAAATAACTAAAGAAATATGCAATCCAATACTTAATTGTGAACTTTATCTCCATAGTTGTACAGCCCTAGTTGCTACTCCATCAAAGCTTTCTGGTCCCTAAATCGGATATGGCTACAGTACTCGTAGATCTGATGAGGTTGGACTCAAGTTCCGTCAGAATTAGGCCTTGACTTTATTTTCAGTTGCACTTTGTTTTGTCAGTTTTACTTAATGTGGAATATGGACAGCATTTCTCAATGTGAATGGTTTAATCTACGTTATATATGTGcgtgttttgttttctcttaCTTTAACTTGAAATGTAGCTTTCCAGACATGcaactgtttttttgttctttttttcctctgccaTTGTTTTAATGATTATGTATGTGAAATATGCTTTATTGTGggttttcacttattttctttcCCAG encodes:
- the pgpep1 gene encoding pyroglutamyl-peptidase 1; the protein is MDNSKQNVVVTGFGPFGEHTVNASWVAVQELKKLGLGSNVDLHVCEVPVEYQTVQSLLPSLWKQYHPQLVVHVGVSGMATTVTLEKCGRNHGYKGLDNSSFCPDSQCCIVGGPDCINSVIDMESVCKRVTASGLGVAVSVSKDAGRYLCDFTYYTSLYLSHGHSAFIHVPPLGKPYGREDLGRALQAIIREMLELLDQAEEKIHCQQHIH